In Plutella xylostella chromosome 8, ilPluXylo3.1, whole genome shotgun sequence, the genomic stretch AAAACAACGGGACGAGCGAGGAAGGGGATGATAGCAAAGACGATAAGGACGATAAGAAAGGCCACGGCAGCAGGCATAGGGATCGTGATCGCGATCGCGACCACAGAAACAGATACGACGACAGAGACCGCTACCGTCCAGACTACTACGATAGATTCCTGAGAGATCCATACAGGGAGCGGGTTCCGTATGGCTACGAAGACCCCTACAGACGTCCGTTGTATGACCGGGGGTACCCTGAGGATCGGTTCGCGTATCCGTCGTATAGACGGCCGGTGTACGACGACCGCTACGACAGGGGGGGCGCGTATGATGATGGATACGGGGGGTATGCGCCGGGAGTCGGCAGAGGACCTCATGACAGGTGAGGAATTTCACTTCTATGCTTCTAGGTTACAAATTTGGGATTTCTTGCTATAATTGAAAAAACAGTTCCTACGGTCATATTCGATCgactacttataattttttttacatgctAAGTAAACATGTGCCAGTTTCCAAAAGTTATTCAGATGATGAGTTGTGTGATGGTGGGATCCTTACGACTtgcaataaaatgtatgtagcaTAACACAGCTGTGCctaacaaatataattttcataagAGGGACGACCTGAAAGTGTAAATTCTCTGTACTTatttgaagtacctacttatcgaTACCAATACACACCATGATTGTATTGCACTATTTTGCAAGCATCAGATTCATTGTGTAGTCAGACAATAATTGAAAATGATACTGGTAGTTAAGTAGAGCACATTGAACTGTTGGGTCAGTCTAGTTTATGAAAAACTGCTCAAACCACAACTCTATCACGTTACCTTAAACGTACCGATGGTATGGCAGCTCTAGTTCGTTCATTTTTGTCAAGCTAAAGTAACCTTTGGTCGGTAATCAGTCGCTGAAATCGACAATACTGCCGTTATGCCAATCATGGGCATGCCAATAGATAATTCCCCACGCTTTCCCTCAAAATGACTTTACCACATGTAGAGGTATATTGTGGCAGATTCAATAGATATAAAATTACAACTGTAACGGTGTTTGGTCATGGACGTTACTTGATTTCGTTTCCGGTAGCCATTGTAGGTTTTGCACTCACGtgacgtgatgatgatgatgatgatacactTGCGAATGTAACCAGCAATTTGTTATAGCTAATGTGCTTAGCCATCGGTAGCAGTACCTGGGTACAGCTACAACAAGACAATatagagtgttgcaaaagagTATAGTAAGGCTAATGGCTAACTACCGCAACGGTagctataatatacatataagtagtaggtattgtAATCCCCCAAAAATACCCCCTCCcccttatacatataatatattacgAATCCCTATGAGAAATATCGCTCATGCATGCCACACCAGCCTATGATTTATTCTTATGATTTTTCAaagacattttttttacattagaTAAAGAAATCAGTagataaagtacctatctatctgGTTAACCACATAAAAGtgtgtcaaaattaattataatctcTGTGCTGACCTAACTGCCTTGGTATAAGTATATCTAAACACAATTGCATCTTCTCAATTACGATCCTAGTAAATTACAAGGCGTGAATTACGCAAATATACCTGAGAAGCCTTAGAAGCTTTCATACAATTTATAAAGTAATTACGTACGTTCAATTATGCCGTAACATACAACACCAGGAGATAATTGAAAAAACGATTCAACAAGCTCAAGATTTTATAAATTCTTATGGCCGTAGATGCTTGTAATTTTTACATTaggtattgtttgttttttgctAGTTTATACCTAACAGGTAACGAATGCAGGAAATGGACGTCTAAATAATctaattatacctacagtaAGTAGTTTTAATACGGAGATGTGAATTGGTACATGCTGTTATTGgataaaaaactataaaccCCAAATTATCTAATTAAATGCCGCTACTTATATTAACTTCTCAGCTGTAAAGCAATCGCAAAGAGATCTTTGGCCACTTAATTTCAATTCGCGAAAACGGTGTCCCATTTTTTTATCGTCCATCTTGTTTTCCGTTGGGCACCCACGGTTGAGTAACCCTGCAGACGTGTGGGTGACTGACCCTCGCTTGCTGACCGCTTCGAAATCCAAAAAGGTCGAAGAACTAgagcatttttttttcctttttggCACGTTcaggttttttgttttaattagcTCCGAGTTACTGGTGGTTTCGTTTTTATTTGCTAGTATGTGTAACGGGGTGTGATACTTGATACTTGGTCCGGTAATCGTAACCGACATGTAACGGGTACACGCTGAGCAGTTGACTGGATGtgatcaatgtgatagaaatTAGATAATTAGATAtgctaagtatttaataacaCCTAACTGTATCTGGTAAGTAATAGTAATGATAGGCTAACTACTAAAGACCAAACTATTTGAAATACACCTTGGATGTAGGTTAAAATGCTAtgctttataattatgttatgtcgattctgaagaaatataatttaattttagaaatttaaaattttaccgAAGGAAACTAAACGAAGTACTTATAGGTTTTACTGCACTAAAATTGGAAtatgtgccttcagaatcagaATCGACTAAGTAATTGTGAAACTAATTTTCTTTCACCCGCCACTTTCCTACTAgtccacttttgcaacaccatgcaTAGTAAAAAGTGCTATAAACTATAAAGTGTTAAGAGTGGTATCCTGAAAGTTTCAGGCCGTGGGACGAGACGTACCGCGGGCAGGCCGGGTGGGACGCCGGCGGCCGCGGCTACTACTTCGCCTCGGGACGGCCCGAGCCCGCCGCGCCGGCGTGGGGAGCCGCCAGGTAtgatagataaataattaatggtcttactgccagtttcaataactctatctatcgatagttGATGAAACATTCGTACGACTTTGACAGAGTGCAACTTTTCATGTGACAAaatcatatatatttatagaatagatataattatagtaacTGTCatctatcgatagatagagcaTTGAAACTGGCACTTAATGTTTAATATGTAGAGTAGAGTATCACCAGGTATCTGAAAGAATGGGTTATTTAAAGTTAGCTGCATTTGACCAGAGAAAAATGGCATGCGTTTGCCCCGTAGTGACACCGATAGACTAATAGAAAAAGCTAAATCACCAATGTGTTACATATTGTTTGTAATAATTGTAGAATAACTGCCTACAGACCGGCctaacgaacgcccaacgatagataagtatttatcatacataatacagggcagatcaCAGCAACAAAGGTCCACAAAACCCGTTGGTTTggccggtgtgtacgcagcttcattctataattatactatactataaattattaaatacgaCACAAGATTAATTCCAGTTGCATCCCGACAAAGTAACACGGTTTGGGATGCAATCATGTGGCACCTGCAtgcacattttaattttaatgcaaTAATAGCGCGCTCAGGGTTGATGCGATTCGTTAACTTCGTAACAAACGAaggtgataaaaaaaatatggcagCACCGACGACACTACGGCTAACCAACGATGGGGCCTCGCCCATAGGTACTCGTCCAATAGTTGTCCTTATACCTCCTACTACCAAACACAAATTCACACTACCATAACCATTTACTTAGCGAGTTAGTTAACCTAACCCTGCCCGCATGACAGAGTATGGGACGAGGAGCTGGAGTATGACGGGAGAGGATATCCGGCATATCAGGGCCGGCGCTGGGCCCGGGAATACTACAGGTACCGGGGAGGGGATGTCGGGGCATTGAGGTGGTTTGGGAACGGGCACAGATTGTGAAGCAGACATCTTTAAATTAACGAAGTGGCTGAATTAGTTCAGATAGCACCTTGTTTTCTGtaaggtgttttttttttcagtatttcagATCTAGGGTGCACGAAAGAAACCGAGCACCCTGGCTAGTCAGCAACTGACGCTTGTTATAAACCCAATTAAAACAAGTGAAGTCTaccttattatttttagttcttAATTTTGAGATGTTTGCTTTCACAGTCTTAAGATTTTGGCTGTGATAAAATATGTGGATATAACTTTGTGTGCAGGTATTTTACTGTgctaaatataatttcaaagGAAGAATATGTTGTGGTGTTTGAAGTCTCTAACTTTCTTTTTACCACTGTCAAGGAATATactttatatacagggtgtcccaaaagtcaacgtcatcccttaaagggctgataggtcagctcatgagaggccagaatatcacaatatgaccttagtaaaaactcgataattttcgagatatttacacttttataaatttgctgaaaatcgacaccttggatcagttttttgcgtgccgccggtaaaaaaatccatattgttagaatttgtttggtgttgcatcaccctgtatagccctgctattgatcgcagtcaaaataaataacgagtaatgctgtatgtttaaaaaaaacacggttttcaaagtcataaaaggtaatcgtattttttttataaacaactttgactctacatactgcaaaaaaaatataccacgcaaacctggcaccttatttgaaaagattgctcatttaatgcagtttccaaaatggtatgaaacgttgctattgtttcaattaacaaaaagttattgctattttagtacaaaacgacctcgatgtaaaattgtttgaaggaaatttatctgactgaatttattaagggtaagtcatgttgaaatgagtaaaagtaaaataggtggtgcggtcagccgtggcaacatagatgacgcaaaaatagctaagaaaaaacttaccaaactcttataaaacatattttgcgttttttacaccttatttaaaaaaaacaaacatttatggacttttatttttatttctcaaaattatatcaccacattattatattaagtacataatcagcaataaataatactcattaatggtcataatcataattttgagagtttggttttgtttaacaataactttaaaataaataacaagtaattagaggtaatgttaatgacaaactgatctgtccctttttgggatactgtgggtgtacaatgtacatgtgtaagcgttttacttgtacaatacgagtatcacacattagcactactcaggaatgtacgttaccatgcgctacatttatggggaatgtggagttgctatagtccacttttttcgagaaagatactcaaaatgcgttttttttttattaactgtgacaacgttgtctcttttcccactcccggccacaccacctattttacttttactcattccaacatgacttacccttaataaattcagtcagataaatttccttcaaacaattttacatcgaggtcgttttgtactaaaatagcaataacttttttgttaattgaaacaatagcaacgttttataccattttggaaactgcattaaatgagcaatctttgcaaataaggtgccaggtttgcgtgctatattttttttacagtatgtagagtcaaagttgtttataaaaaaatacgattaccttttatgactttgaaaaccgtgttttttttaaacatacagcattactcgatatttattttgactgcgatcaatagcagggctatacagggtgatgcaacaccaaacaaattctaacaatatggatttttgtaccggcggcacgcaaaaaactgatccaaggtgtcgattttcagcaaatttttaaaagtgccaatatctcgaaaattatcgagtttttactaaggtcatattgtgatattctggcctctcatgagctgacctatcagccctttaagggatgacgttgacttttgggacaccctgtatacttatCAACGAAAAAATATCTTTAGGTGCCTATTTAGGTAGGTGTGTCCTGAACTGCACACGCCAGTTAATTATATGAGTAGATTTTTATATTGCTCCTATCTGCCTAAAAAATCTTAACTCATGTGTGTTCTTCATACTATCGTATAAACTCGATAACATTCCTTCCTTCAATCTGCCTTCATTCCTCCATCAGTGGGCTTGTctctttttttatatgtttacgTACTCAATCCAGATCCTTATCCTAATCCAACCACCCATGTTATTACAGGCCGGAGCAGAGTCCAGGGTACCAAAGCGCGTACCCTTCTACCTCATACCAGCAGAGCGGCGCTTACCCTTCAACCGGGCAGAGTGGCTACCAGTCCCCAGGGTACCAAAGTGCCTACCCGTCTACAGGGTACCAGAGTGCCTACCCGTCGACTGGATACCGCCAGCAGGCGTACCAGGGTTCCTTCGGGCAGGAGAGTGGGTACCGACCCAGTGGCTGGCATAGCGTGGGGGAGCGACGACCTTACAGGGACCAGAGGTGAGAAATTAATGAACTGGATACTGAGTAGATTAGgagtagtgttgccacgaatagtgaattggccgaataccgaataccgaatattcggcgacgctgccggccgaagcgccgaatattcggccgccgaatattcggcgctacaacctgttttttttgttcctggaactgctttgaagaagtcgctacagattatatgagaaatgctaattattaggaggcagaatgctttgaatttttatttgataatagttcgcctagatcggatggctgatccttacaagtggtggtcagcaaacaaaaaacaatacccgaaccttttgaaatttgcaaaaacttatctttcttcatctggaagtagcgtttatagtgagaggttattttctgaggatggttacaatgaaaagcgcaatcatgagctaccaaaaaatgctgaaatgctcgtttttatcaagcacaacttactactgattaattttaagtactaaaatgttgtgatttggaaataaatacacaattttgattaaaataacaagtcattttttacatgatttactattcggtattcggcccgaatagtacgcactattcggccgaataccgaatactgaaaaaactggccgaataccgaatagttgccgaatattcgtggcatctctgaTTAGGAGCATTATAATTCATAATTTGTCGAGATTCACTGAAGTGGAAAGTAgaacctatgtaggtatattaacattatttttattaatccaAAGATAAGATATAGAGAGACAGCACCTAAAGGTGTAAGCCCCTAGTGCCTCATCATCACGTGCCTGATCTTTactaaagtttattttgtaattatttcagTGGGGTAAACAAGCTGGACAGCCGAGACAACTACGGGCAAGGCTACCAGCGTCCGGGGCAGAACGCGTACGGGCAGAGCAGCGCTTACGGGCAAAGTGACTCCAACAGAGGATCTTACGCGCAAACGGATAGCCGACGCCCCGCCGACGCTTACGACCAAAATGTACGCGGACAAGCCATATCATACGGCAGTGACGCCTATGGATCGTCAGGCAGCCGTGGGCAAGGATCGTACGGGCAAAATGACGGTTACAGTGCATCAGGCAGTCGAGGGCAAGGAGCTTATGGGCAAAATGACGCTTACGGCTCAACCGGTAGCAGAGGACAGGGGGCGTACGGTCAGAACAGTGACGCTTACGGCTCGTCTGGCAGTCGCGGTCAGGGGTACGATCAAAACTCCTCTTACGGAGGCAATAGACAGTCCAGCACCTATGGGCAGGTCACTAGTGCTTCGAACAGCTACGCTCAGAGCACCACGACCCCTGGTACAAGCTATTTGTACCAGAGAGCTGATGAACAAGTGACGGTCAAGGAGGCGGATGAGGAAACGACTAAAACTCCGTCTTCATAGAGTATTTAGTTTGAAGGTATGAGTGTGTTGTTTGCGGTGTGAATttagattaaatgatttataggTTTTAAGTGTACCTAGTTGACGGGagacttatgtaggtacttaattaatttaaatgtaagtgcaccttttcagtattttatt encodes the following:
- the LOC105390999 gene encoding translation initiation factor IF-2 isoform X4 codes for the protein MGLFILLTPILTAWLISVTSAAETLPSALTPAALAPAAETKDEQLQRQIRQSYYDYYPYPGYAPAPAPRPLYERLAYPPARCGRCLEDRYERRRNRDRYDDDEDDDDDRRSHRPTSGSRHDKNRSGERDRDDDDDRRYNSDRRNGDKNNGTSEEGDDSKDDKDDKKGHGSRHRDRDRDRDHRNRYDDRDRYRPDYYDRFLRDPYRERVPYGYEDPYRRPLYDRGYPEDRFAYPSYRRPVYDDRYDRGGAYDDGYGGYAPGVGRGPHDRPWDETYRGQAGWDAGGRGYYFASGRPEPAAPAWGAARPEQSPGYQSAYPSTSYQQSGAYPSTGQSGYQSPGYQSAYPSTGYQSAYPSTGYRQQAYQGSFGQESGYRPSGWHSVGERRPYRDQSGVNKLDSRDNYGQGYQRPGQNAYGQSSAYGQSDSNRGSYAQTDSRRPADAYDQNVRGQAISYGSDAYGSSGSRGQGSYGQNDGYSASGSRGQGAYGQNDAYGSTGSRGQGAYGQNSDAYGSSGSRGQGYDQNSSYGGNRQSSTYGQVTSASNSYAQSTTTPGTSYLYQRADEQVTVKEADEETTKTPSS
- the LOC105390999 gene encoding translation initiation factor IF-2 isoform X1, with protein sequence MGLFILLTPILTAWLISVTSAAETLPSALTPAALAPAAETKDEQLQRQIRQSYYDYYPYPGYAPAPAPRPLYERLAYPPARCGRCLEDRYERRRNRDRYDDDEDDDDDRRSHRPTSGSRHDKNRSGERDRDDDDDRRYNSDRRNGDKNNGTSEEGDDSKDDKDDKKGHGSRHRDRDRDRDHRNRYDDRDRYRPDYYDRFLRDPYRERVPYGYEDPYRRPLYDRGYPEDRFAYPSYRRPVYDDRYDRGGAYDDGYGGYAPGVGRGPHDSFRPWDETYRGQAGWDAGGRGYYFASGRPEPAAPAWGAARVWDEELEYDGRGYPAYQGRRWAREYYRPEQSPGYQSAYPSTSYQQSGAYPSTGQSGYQSPGYQSAYPSTGYQSAYPSTGYRQQAYQGSFGQESGYRPSGWHSVGERRPYRDQSGVNKLDSRDNYGQGYQRPGQNAYGQSSAYGQSDSNRGSYAQTDSRRPADAYDQNVRGQAISYGSDAYGSSGSRGQGSYGQNDGYSASGSRGQGAYGQNDAYGSTGSRGQGAYGQNSDAYGSSGSRGQGYDQNSSYGGNRQSSTYGQVTSASNSYAQSTTTPGTSYLYQRADEQVTVKEADEETTKTPSS
- the LOC105390999 gene encoding translation initiation factor IF-2 isoform X2, yielding MGLFILLTPILTAWLISVTSAAETLPSALTPAALAPAAETKDEQLQRQIRQSYYDYYPYPGYAPAPAPRPLYERLAYPPARCGRCLEDRYERRRNRDRYDDDEDDDDDRRSHRPTSGSRHDKNRSGERDRDDDDDRRYNSDRRNGDKNNGTSEEGDDSKDDKDDKKGHGSRHRDRDRDRDHRNRYDDRDRYRPDYYDRFLRDPYRERVPYGYEDPYRRPLYDRGYPEDRFAYPSYRRPVYDDRYDRGGAYDDGYGGYAPGVGRGPHDRPWDETYRGQAGWDAGGRGYYFASGRPEPAAPAWGAARVWDEELEYDGRGYPAYQGRRWAREYYRPEQSPGYQSAYPSTSYQQSGAYPSTGQSGYQSPGYQSAYPSTGYQSAYPSTGYRQQAYQGSFGQESGYRPSGWHSVGERRPYRDQSGVNKLDSRDNYGQGYQRPGQNAYGQSSAYGQSDSNRGSYAQTDSRRPADAYDQNVRGQAISYGSDAYGSSGSRGQGSYGQNDGYSASGSRGQGAYGQNDAYGSTGSRGQGAYGQNSDAYGSSGSRGQGYDQNSSYGGNRQSSTYGQVTSASNSYAQSTTTPGTSYLYQRADEQVTVKEADEETTKTPSS
- the LOC105390999 gene encoding translation initiation factor IF-2 isoform X3 yields the protein MGLFILLTPILTAWLISVTSAAETLPSALTPAALAPAAETKDEQLQRQIRQSYYDYYPYPGYAPAPAPRPLYERLAYPPARCGRCLEDRYERRRNRDRYDDDEDDDDDRRSHRPTSGSRHDKNRSGERDRDDDDDRRYNSDRRNGDKNNGTSEEGDDSKDDKDDKKGHGSRHRDRDRDRDHRNRYDDRDRYRPDYYDRFLRDPYRERVPYGYEDPYRRPLYDRGYPEDRFAYPSYRRPVYDDRYDRGGAYDDGYGGYAPGVGRGPHDSFRPWDETYRGQAGWDAGGRGYYFASGRPEPAAPAWGAARPEQSPGYQSAYPSTSYQQSGAYPSTGQSGYQSPGYQSAYPSTGYQSAYPSTGYRQQAYQGSFGQESGYRPSGWHSVGERRPYRDQSGVNKLDSRDNYGQGYQRPGQNAYGQSSAYGQSDSNRGSYAQTDSRRPADAYDQNVRGQAISYGSDAYGSSGSRGQGSYGQNDGYSASGSRGQGAYGQNDAYGSTGSRGQGAYGQNSDAYGSSGSRGQGYDQNSSYGGNRQSSTYGQVTSASNSYAQSTTTPGTSYLYQRADEQVTVKEADEETTKTPSS